The Chloroflexota bacterium sequence ATGATGTTCGGGTACGCCTGTAATGAAACCCCGGCGCTGATGCCCATGCCCATTTATCTGGCACACAAACTCACCTTGCGCCTCGCAGAAGTACGCAAAAATGGCACCTTGCCCTGGTTGCGCCCCGACGGAAAAAGCCAGGTGACCATTGAATACAGCTACGGTAAACCCGTACGCGTGGATACAGCCCTCATCAGTACCCAGCATGCCCCCGAAATCTCGCAAGAAGAAATTCGTGCGGAGATCATCAAACATGTGATTATGCCCACGCTGCCTGCTGATATGGTCGATGATGATCTGAAGATTTTTGTCAATCCGACGGGCCGCTTTGTGATTGGTGGTCCTCAGGGTGATGCTGGCCTCACTGGGCGGAAGATCATTGTGGATACCTATGGTGGGATGGGACGTCACGGGGGTGGTGCCTTCTCCGGAAAAGATTCCACCAAAGTAGACCGCTCCGCAGCCTACGCCGCGCGCTGGGCCGCGAAAAATGTGGTTGCTGCTGGCCTCGCGGATCGCTGTGAAATTCAGGTAGCCTATGCCATTGGCGTTGCCCACCCCCTGAGCGTAAACGTAGAAACCTTTGGTACAGGCAAAGTCGCCGACGAAAAAATTGCTGCACTCGTCAGCGAACACTTTGACCTGCGTCCTGGCGCCATTATCCGCGACCTTGGTTTGCGTAAACCGATCTTTCGTCAGGTAGCCGCCTACGGTCACTTTGGCCGCGACGATCTGAATTTATCCTGGGAACGCACTGACAAAGCCGAAGCGATGCGTAAGGCAGCGGGCCTGTAAACTTCGAAATCCCCGTCCTATATCAAAACATCCCCGTTTTTATTTCTACGGGGATGTTTTGAATTACTTCAAATAGGGCGAAATCTTTTTTATAATATGCTTCTTGGGTTTATAGCCCGTCAGGCGTTCTTTGGGTTCGCCATTTTGGAATAAGATTAAGGTGGGGACGCCCATAACCATATATTGCATCGCTATAGATTGGTTGTGGTCTACATCGAGCTTTACCACATTAACTTTATCTTGCCACTCGCTTGCCAATTCTTCGACGATAGGTTCCAACATTTTGCACGGACCACACCAAACCGCCGTAAAATCTACCAATACCGGTAGCGCCGAATCGAGTAATGTTTCCTGAAAAGTGTCTTCGGTAACATGTTGAATAGAACTCATGATGATCTCCATTTGATTTTAATTTTCGATACCCGATGGTACTTATGCTCTTGAAAAACGTCAAGGTATTCGTTGACGGGCTTTCCTGAGCGTGATAGAATTCTGCCCGTAGTGGGCGCGTAGCTCAATGGTAGAGCAGTGGCCTTTTAAGCCATTGGTTGCGGGTTCGAGTCCCTCCGCGCTCACTCCTTTAGAGACAGTATAACAGGCTGATCTTACAAACCCAGATTTTTATCGGGCTTCCTTGCCCCAGCAGAACCCCACAGGGAATCCCGTGGGGTTGTTTTGTTTCTAACAAAACGGAGTAACCTATGGCTCTCCCAACCTACATTCCCATATCTGATGCCGCCCGCAAATACGGTTACAAAGTGGCCGAGTTGCGAGAAATGGCCGAATCCGGTAAGATAGAAGCCGTCAGATTACCGGATGGTGATGTTATCGTGAGCGAAGCAATAAAACCAAATGTCCGCAAAGAAGATTTGCCGGAATACAAGATGCACAAAAACTTGGCTGGAGTTAGAATAAGCATTAGCGAGGCATCGCGCGTACATAATATTCCTACATCTACTTTAACTCGATGGATGCAGCGCGGGTACATTAGGCGTATTGGGAAAGAAGGTCGCAAGACTATTTTGGATGCACAAGACGTAGCCTATTGTGCAGAGATTTATCGGAAACATGGTGGACAAGGCAAGTGGCTATTTACGCCAAGCGGAACACCCTACCAACCAAAATCTGAAGAACTATTACCTCAAGCGGTATAGGGCGGTTACATATTCTTTAGCTGATAAAGCATCCATCCCACCAGCATATCTCAGAATAACAATCTCTAATACATAAAAGCTCTATATAAAGCGGCCAATAGGCCGCTTTTATTTTGCAATTTATTCTCCATGTTATCTTGACTTAACTTGGAGAATAAATTATATTTCATTTCCATGGCACATTTTCATTAAAAAATTGACCCTGAGAACACCGGCCCTCAGGGTCACGCCCAGAGACTTACGTCCCTGAGCGCGCAAATTGCAGCAAGAACTGCAACTTGCAGAAGAAATTTTAGCACAAAAAACTTCTGCCTGCAGTTCCCAGTGGAAGTTTTTTTATTCCCGCTACTCTGTCCGTGATGGATACCTCCGTTTGGGTAATGCCCTCCTCCACATCACGTCAGGGCGGCGGGAAAAAATTATACGGCC is a genomic window containing:
- a CDS encoding methionine adenosyltransferase encodes the protein MQSPKLMFTSESVTEGHPDKMCDQISDAVLDACLEQDPLSRVACEVATKTGYVMLLGEITTQAFVNFDELVRKVVVEIGYDRAKKGFDGNTCGVLSAIASQSPDIDMGVSKSLEAKGGEITEEDIENIGAGDQGMMFGYACNETPALMPMPIYLAHKLTLRLAEVRKNGTLPWLRPDGKSQVTIEYSYGKPVRVDTALISTQHAPEISQEEIRAEIIKHVIMPTLPADMVDDDLKIFVNPTGRFVIGGPQGDAGLTGRKIIVDTYGGMGRHGGGAFSGKDSTKVDRSAAYAARWAAKNVVAAGLADRCEIQVAYAIGVAHPLSVNVETFGTGKVADEKIAALVSEHFDLRPGAIIRDLGLRKPIFRQVAAYGHFGRDDLNLSWERTDKAEAMRKAAGL
- the trxA gene encoding thioredoxin, with translation MSSIQHVTEDTFQETLLDSALPVLVDFTAVWCGPCKMLEPIVEELASEWQDKVNVVKLDVDHNQSIAMQYMVMGVPTLILFQNGEPKERLTGYKPKKHIIKKISPYLK